From Mytilus edulis chromosome 8, xbMytEdul2.2, whole genome shotgun sequence, one genomic window encodes:
- the LOC139484535 gene encoding uncharacterized protein isoform X3 produces the protein MDARNILCLQLLLSNAKRAGDITHLRRADVLSAVAVDGTDIEIEVFEHKEARSGKICHVRIAADLLGLMQVYATHLSLPVNPPEKPQPYLFLTGKGEFLTPSAMSKLVQTEWDRFFEGEGMEKTTLTASRNRKLAVSTLRESGGTREEAIELAKHMAHNVATADRYYDKSRRVESRHAVLDKLGKAYKDAAAEGQQQATGGSGVVPSRAEREQNLEELVVERSKVKTGRPAEDTRQKKLKKKAPKERISKWNEGLTD, from the exons ATGGACGCCCGGAACATCTTATGTCTCCAGTTACTCTTGAGTAACGCCAAGAGGGCTGGGGACATAACCCACTTGAGGCGGGCTGATGTCCTGTCGGCTGTAGCAGTAGATGGGACTGATATCGAGATCGAG GTGTTCGAGCACAAGGAGGCGCGCTCTGGCAAGATCTGCCATGTGAGGATAGCTGCTGACCTCCTTGGACTCATGCAGGTGTACGCGACACACCTGAGCCTACCAGTCAACCCACCAGAGAAGCCCCAGCCTTACTTGTTCCTGACGGGCAAGGGAGAATTCCTTACGCCCTCG GCAATGAGTAAGCTGGTCCAGACAGAATGGGATAGATTCTTCGAGGGAGAGGGGATGGAGAAGACAACCCTAACCGCCAGTCGGAACAGGAAGCTGGCGGTTAGCACCCTCAGAGAGAGCGGGGGCACCCGGGAAGAAGCCATTGAGCTGGCCAAGCACATGGCGCACAATGTAGCGACTGCCGACCGGTACTACGACAAGTCCCGGCGAGTGGAAAGCCGTCATGCTGTCCTTGACAAACTTGGCAAGGCCTACAAG GATGCAGCAGCAGAAGGACAACAGCAGGCGACCGGAGGCAGCGGTGTGGTCCCCTCTCGGGCGGAGAGAGAGCAGAATCTAGAGGAGCTGGTTGTAGAGAGGAGTAAGGTAAAG ACGGGAAGGCCAGCTGAGGACACGAGACAGAAGAAGTTGAAGAAGAAGGCACCGAAGGAGAGAATTAGTAAATGGAATGAGGGACTGACGGACtga
- the LOC139484535 gene encoding uncharacterized protein isoform X2 → MLKGFKKSPAPAACPAPKVRQFRGERRSSRRKSMVFFPEAADIVQEKQAVESPSDEEAPPAKKRKEVSNEEKDLLDSSAKGFVARTIAEFEASSAGTDVPAVAADVPAEESESDTDEADDPQPADEPVRRTEVPAVAADVPAEESGSDTEADDSQSADEPVRRRTRRAATKVYKGDTKRPRRECQIEGCTAAVVNLRRHMTVCHPDAEAVPVKTKGRPRDQGNRTYGGRLECGLCGSNTIRMDVHLKTVHKLEKDSEEFREAI, encoded by the exons ATGTTGAAGGGTTTCAAGAAGTCGCCGGCGCCAGCAGCTTGCCCAGCCCCGAAGGTTCGCCAGTTTAGGGGGGAGAGGAGATCGTCCAGGAGGAAGTCTATGGTGTTTTTCCCAGAGGCAGCTGACATCGTACAGGAGAAGCAGG CGGTAGAAAGTCCTTCGGACGAGGAGGCACCTCCTGCCAAGAAGAGGAAGGAGGTTTCAAATGAGGAGAAGGACCTGTTAG ATTCTTCGGCCAAGGGGTTTGTCGCCCGCACTATTGCGGAGTTTGAGGCTAGTTCCGCTGGAACTGATGTTCCAGCTGTTGCTGCTGACGTGCCAGCGGAGGAGTCGGAGTCTGACACTGATGAAGCTGATGACCCACAGCCAGCTGACGAGCCAGTTCGTAGAACTGAGGTTCCAGCTGTTGCTGCTGACGTGCCAGCGGAGGAGTCAGGGTCTGACACTGAAGCTGATGACTCACAGTCAGCTGACGAGCCAGTTCGTAGAAGGACGAGGAGAGCCGCCACGAAGGTGTATAAGGGTGACACG aaacGACCACGCAGGGAGTGCCAAATTGAAGGGTGTACTGCTGCGGTGGTCAACCTGAGACGTCACATGACGGTGTGTCACCCTGACGCCGAGGCGGTGCCTGTGAAGACGAAGGGCAGACCCCGCGACCAAGGCAACAGGACCTACGGTGGCCGTCTTGAGTGTGGTCTGTGCGGGTCAAATACGATCCGCATGGATGTGCACCTTAAGACGGTGCACAAGCTGGAGAAGGACAGCGAAGAGTTCCGCGAGGCCATCTAG
- the LOC139484535 gene encoding uncharacterized protein isoform X1, translated as MLKGFKKSPAPAACPAPKVRQFRGERRSSRRKSMVFFPEAADIVQEKQESTDMTSGEDSCDQYVPPPSADDYSSDDSAVESPSDEEAPPAKKRKEVSNEEKDLLDSSAKGFVARTIAEFEASSAGTDVPAVAADVPAEESESDTDEADDPQPADEPVRRTEVPAVAADVPAEESGSDTEADDSQSADEPVRRRTRRAATKVYKGDTKRPRRECQIEGCTAAVVNLRRHMTVCHPDAEAVPVKTKGRPRDQGNRTYGGRLECGLCGSNTIRMDVHLKTVHKLEKDSEEFREAI; from the exons ATGTTGAAGGGTTTCAAGAAGTCGCCGGCGCCAGCAGCTTGCCCAGCCCCGAAGGTTCGCCAGTTTAGGGGGGAGAGGAGATCGTCCAGGAGGAAGTCTATGGTGTTTTTCCCAGAGGCAGCTGACATCGTACAGGAGAAGCAGG agtcAACAGACATGACATCAGGGGAGGACTCCTGTGACCAGTATGTCCCGCCACCCAGCGCTGATGACTACTCATCGGACGACAGCG CGGTAGAAAGTCCTTCGGACGAGGAGGCACCTCCTGCCAAGAAGAGGAAGGAGGTTTCAAATGAGGAGAAGGACCTGTTAG ATTCTTCGGCCAAGGGGTTTGTCGCCCGCACTATTGCGGAGTTTGAGGCTAGTTCCGCTGGAACTGATGTTCCAGCTGTTGCTGCTGACGTGCCAGCGGAGGAGTCGGAGTCTGACACTGATGAAGCTGATGACCCACAGCCAGCTGACGAGCCAGTTCGTAGAACTGAGGTTCCAGCTGTTGCTGCTGACGTGCCAGCGGAGGAGTCAGGGTCTGACACTGAAGCTGATGACTCACAGTCAGCTGACGAGCCAGTTCGTAGAAGGACGAGGAGAGCCGCCACGAAGGTGTATAAGGGTGACACG aaacGACCACGCAGGGAGTGCCAAATTGAAGGGTGTACTGCTGCGGTGGTCAACCTGAGACGTCACATGACGGTGTGTCACCCTGACGCCGAGGCGGTGCCTGTGAAGACGAAGGGCAGACCCCGCGACCAAGGCAACAGGACCTACGGTGGCCGTCTTGAGTGTGGTCTGTGCGGGTCAAATACGATCCGCATGGATGTGCACCTTAAGACGGTGCACAAGCTGGAGAAGGACAGCGAAGAGTTCCGCGAGGCCATCTAG
- the LOC139484537 gene encoding uncharacterized protein, which produces MEESSRVIIKDHHETSRVARKHTILRDGVWKELKWVTPGVNIPLPSEPWWLARVQDARRMDQQRIGQEAAWWARQDRTRCVSGILAGMPSRFALNKSVGRPVRSLFLGKRQLRAGLGRASLRVGGAVNRVQAWTDSYLSIGNYAGAGQRMEVPIDLKVEVDAGTADPVLFQAVPIDPIVPKTEPVTEEDMVEEETRVTPTPTRKEGMTPTRKEETRTSQLRDVVQEAYLEDSDSGKG; this is translated from the exons ATGGAAGAATCTAGCAGGGTGATCATTAAGGATCACCATGAGACCAGTAGGGTGGCCCGGAAGCACACCATTCTTCGGGATGGTGTGTGGAAGGAGCTAAAGTGGGTTACCCCCGGAGTGAACATCCCACTGCCTAGTGAGCCTTGGTGGCTGGCCCGCGTCCAGGACGCCAGAAGGATGGACCAGCAGAGGATTGGACAGGAGGCAGCGTGGTGGGCACGGCAGGACAGGACCCGCTGCGTATCAGGCATCCTAGCGGGTATGCCTAGCAGGTTTGCCCTCAATAAAAGTGTGGGACGGCCTGTTAGGAGCCTGTTTCTGGGGAAGAGGCAGTTGCGGGCAGGACTGGGACGGGCAAGCCTGAGAGTCGGCGGTGCAGTCAACCGCGTCCAGGCTTGGACAGACAGTTACCTTTCTATAG GTAACTACGCGGGAGCCGGCCAGAGGATGGAGGTCCCTATTGACCTCAAGGTGGAGGTGGACGCTGGCACGGCCGACCCCGTCTTGTTCCAGGCGGTCCCTATTGACCCGATAGTGCCCAAGACAGAGCCTGTCACCG AAGAGGACATGGTGGAGGAGGAGACCAGGGTCACACCGACCCCAACGCGGAAGGAGGGCATGACCCCAACGCGGAAGGAGGAGACCAGGACCAGCCAGCTGAGGGACGTGGTACAGGAGGCGTACCTTGAGGACTCTGACTCTG GGAAAGGATAG